From a single Fusobacterium ulcerans ATCC 49185 genomic region:
- a CDS encoding DNA-binding protein: MKKTREKGIAEKIEDNAFEKLEEGNECEKYSQKRYEEELGIWTTVNKAAAITGRHTSTIYRMIGEGTLISRKYGNKISILSRSLIFANGDRIE; this comes from the coding sequence ATGAAAAAGACAAGAGAAAAAGGAATCGCAGAAAAAATTGAGGACAATGCATTTGAAAAACTAGAGGAAGGGAATGAATGTGAAAAATATAGTCAGAAAAGATATGAAGAGGAATTGGGGATATGGACAACTGTAAATAAGGCAGCTGCCATAACAGGGAGACACACGAGTACTATCTATCGAATGATAGGTGAAGGAACTCTGATATCAAGAAAATATGGAAACAAGATATCAATTCTAAGCAGAAGCTTAATATTTGCAAATGGAGATAGAATAGAATAA
- a CDS encoding flavin reductase family protein: protein MKNFKEIKAEEINENTFEIIGKKWMLITAEKSSGEVNTMTASWGGLGVLWRKNVAFIFIRPQRFTKEFVDEVERFSLTFFDESYRKQLGYLGTASGRNENKIEKAKLTVEHKNGVPIFKEAETAIICRKLYVQPLEGQFFIDKDSDKECYPDKDYHIMYVGEIEKVLVKE, encoded by the coding sequence ATGAAAAATTTTAAAGAGATCAAAGCTGAAGAAATAAACGAAAATACTTTTGAGATTATAGGGAAGAAATGGATGCTTATAACTGCTGAAAAAAGCAGTGGAGAAGTAAATACTATGACAGCTTCATGGGGAGGACTTGGAGTTCTCTGGAGAAAAAATGTAGCTTTTATTTTTATTCGTCCTCAACGTTTCACTAAAGAATTTGTAGATGAAGTTGAAAGATTTTCACTTACTTTTTTTGATGAAAGCTATAGAAAACAGTTGGGATATCTGGGAACAGCATCTGGAAGAAATGAAAATAAAATAGAAAAAGCAAAATTAACTGTAGAACATAAAAATGGAGTTCCTATATTTAAAGAAGCAGAAACAGCTATTATATGTAGAAAACTTTATGTCCAACCTTTAGAAGGGCAGTTTTTCATAGATAAAGATTCTGATAAGGAATGTTATCCTGATAAAGATTACCACATAATGTATGTAGGAGAAATAGAAAAAGTACTTGTAAAAGAATAA
- a CDS encoding sigma-54 interaction domain-containing protein, with the protein MEISLLDIKEHVKKYASAISSLINVDVGIVDKNMVRVTGTGLYKNIEGVYALGSVYKNSLETGKTNIIENPRQHNLCTECLDKNKCREKLEIATPIYCRDEIVGVIGLVCFSDEQKKKILSDIDSYLSFTKQIAEFIGIKFYEYQENLMQKDRESTLNTIIDNISKGVIISDCNDIIIKINNIASAKLKLKSDVLGKTMKLVSQNDYLMNEEVFNMVIENEEYNVAGKIIPLKSFNKTRSNAFVFEDVKKISRNILEMTSSDNMITLENIYGTSAATQSLKENIQKIANTNSTVLITGESGTGKELVARSLHSHGNRRNKPFVVINCSAIPDTLLESELFGYVKGAFTGANQNGRMGKFELANTGVIFLDEIGDMPLYLQAKILRVIQEKKIERIGSNKSIELDIKIIAATNVDLEKKIMEQKFRGDLYYRLNVIPIKLLPLRERKEDIIPIINSLIDKYNRLSDKYVHSIDEDVKKALINYEWPGNVRELENVMELMISMSGSNGVISSDLLPDNILHHSDSALSSVEELIFNNKSELEDFEKIEKVYIEKSLEKYGDDTESKKYIADKMNIGLTTLYRKMKKYDIK; encoded by the coding sequence ATGGAAATATCCCTGTTAGATATAAAAGAGCATGTAAAAAAATATGCAAGTGCCATATCAAGTTTAATAAATGTTGATGTTGGTATAGTTGATAAAAATATGGTCAGAGTCACTGGAACTGGACTGTATAAAAATATTGAAGGTGTATATGCCTTAGGAAGTGTATATAAGAATTCCCTAGAAACTGGAAAAACCAATATAATTGAAAATCCAAGACAGCATAACTTATGCACTGAATGTTTAGATAAAAATAAATGCAGAGAAAAACTTGAAATAGCTACTCCTATATATTGTCGTGATGAAATAGTAGGAGTTATTGGTCTTGTCTGTTTCAGTGATGAGCAGAAAAAAAAGATTCTTTCTGATATTGATTCTTATCTAAGTTTTACAAAACAGATAGCAGAATTTATAGGAATAAAATTCTATGAATATCAGGAAAACCTTATGCAAAAAGACAGAGAATCTACTCTTAATACAATTATAGATAATATCAGCAAAGGTGTTATTATCAGTGACTGCAATGATATTATCATAAAAATAAATAATATTGCCTCAGCTAAATTAAAGTTAAAATCAGATGTTTTAGGTAAAACTATGAAACTTGTGAGCCAAAATGACTATCTTATGAATGAGGAAGTCTTTAATATGGTAATAGAAAATGAAGAATATAATGTAGCTGGAAAAATAATTCCTTTAAAATCTTTTAATAAAACAAGAAGTAATGCTTTTGTTTTTGAAGATGTAAAAAAAATCAGCAGAAACATTCTTGAAATGACAAGCAGTGATAATATGATCACTCTGGAAAACATTTATGGAACTTCTGCTGCTACACAATCTCTTAAAGAAAATATTCAAAAAATAGCTAATACAAATTCTACTGTTTTAATTACAGGAGAGAGTGGAACTGGAAAAGAACTGGTAGCTCGCTCCCTTCACTCCCATGGAAATAGGAGAAACAAGCCTTTTGTGGTAATAAACTGTTCCGCCATTCCTGACACTCTTCTGGAAAGTGAGCTTTTCGGATATGTGAAAGGAGCTTTTACTGGTGCTAACCAAAATGGTCGTATGGGTAAATTTGAACTTGCCAATACAGGAGTTATATTCCTTGATGAAATAGGAGATATGCCTCTTTATCTTCAAGCTAAAATATTGAGAGTAATCCAAGAAAAAAAGATAGAACGTATTGGCTCTAATAAAAGTATTGAGCTAGATATAAAAATAATTGCTGCTACCAATGTAGACCTTGAAAAAAAGATAATGGAGCAGAAGTTCAGAGGAGATTTGTATTACAGATTAAATGTTATCCCTATAAAACTTCTACCTTTGAGAGAGAGAAAAGAGGATATCATTCCTATTATCAACAGCTTGATAGACAAATACAACAGACTTTCTGATAAATATGTTCATTCTATAGATGAAGATGTAAAAAAAGCCCTTATCAATTATGAATGGCCTGGAAATGTAAGAGAGCTGGAAAATGTCATGGAGCTCATGATAAGTATGAGTGGAAGCAATGGAGTAATATCTTCAGATCTTCTTCCCGACAATATACTCCATCATTCTGATTCTGCTCTCTCTTCAGTAGAGGAATTGATATTTAATAATAAATCTGAATTGGAAGATTTTGAAAAAATCGAAAAAGTATATATAGAAAAATCTCTTGAAAAATATGGAGATGATACTGAAAGTAAAAAATATATAGCTGATAAGATGAACATTGGTCTTACTACTCTATATAGAAAAATGAAAAAATATGATATAAAGTAA
- a CDS encoding macro domain-containing protein, with amino-acid sequence MSKIHYLKGDAVYPQARGNIIITHICNDIGVWGRGFVVALSARWMAPEIEFLIWRKEGNDFSLGNVQFVKVTSAITVANMIAQHDIISKNGIPPIRYEALEICLEKTAQKAVELEASIHMPRIGCGFAGGSWKTIENIILKTIISKNIEVYVYDL; translated from the coding sequence ATGAGTAAAATACATTATTTAAAAGGAGATGCTGTATATCCTCAAGCGAGAGGAAATATCATCATCACTCATATATGTAATGATATAGGAGTATGGGGAAGAGGATTTGTTGTTGCTCTTTCTGCCAGATGGATGGCTCCTGAAATTGAGTTTCTCATATGGCGTAAAGAGGGAAATGACTTTTCTCTTGGGAATGTCCAGTTTGTAAAAGTCACTTCTGCTATAACAGTTGCCAATATGATTGCTCAACATGATATTATTTCAAAAAATGGTATACCTCCCATCAGATATGAAGCACTTGAGATATGTCTTGAAAAAACAGCTCAAAAAGCTGTGGAACTGGAAGCTTCCATACATATGCCTAGAATAGGGTGCGGCTTTGCTGGTGGAAGCTGGAAAACTATTGAAAATATTATTCTTAAAACTATCATTTCTAAAAATATCGAAGTTTATGTATACGACCTATAG
- a CDS encoding PHP domain-containing protein, with the protein MSRNIDLHMHSLYSDDGEFSPEEIIAMGKKEEMEIMALTDHNSVKGADEMIESGKKAGIKVISGVEIDCVYKGVNLHMLGYGINHKRKEFLEIEEEIFEKEMAIAKIKIEKLKENTDLIIDEKKIFEIAAGNIVTGEIIGEVVLGEEKNRSNPLLKEYFNNGAKSDMPFVHFYWDFFSQGRIAYVPIGFRPMTEIVKLIKESGGLAVLAHPGNNFKNCLEIADDIIKEGIDGIEVFSTYHSPEQIDYFYNRAEKNNLLMTFGSDFHGKNKPHIRLKGYPVPEKYEGMKEKLVEDFMGKLK; encoded by the coding sequence ATGAGTAGAAATATAGATTTACATATGCATTCTCTATATAGTGATGATGGAGAATTTTCGCCAGAAGAGATAATTGCTATGGGGAAAAAAGAGGAAATGGAAATAATGGCTCTTACAGATCATAATTCAGTAAAAGGAGCAGATGAAATGATAGAGTCTGGAAAAAAAGCAGGAATAAAAGTAATAAGTGGAGTGGAAATAGACTGTGTGTATAAAGGAGTAAATCTTCATATGCTTGGATATGGAATAAATCATAAAAGAAAAGAATTTCTTGAAATAGAAGAAGAGATATTTGAAAAAGAAATGGCAATAGCAAAAATTAAAATAGAGAAGCTTAAAGAAAATACAGACCTCATAATAGATGAGAAAAAAATATTTGAGATAGCTGCTGGAAATATTGTTACTGGAGAGATAATAGGAGAAGTGGTACTGGGAGAAGAGAAAAATAGAAGCAATCCATTATTAAAAGAATACTTTAATAATGGAGCGAAGAGTGATATGCCTTTTGTGCATTTTTATTGGGATTTTTTTTCACAGGGAAGAATAGCTTATGTTCCTATTGGATTCAGACCTATGACTGAAATAGTGAAGTTAATAAAAGAAAGCGGAGGATTAGCAGTATTAGCTCATCCAGGAAATAACTTTAAGAATTGCTTAGAAATAGCAGATGATATAATAAAAGAGGGAATAGATGGAATTGAAGTATTTAGTACATATCATTCTCCAGAACAGATAGACTATTTTTACAACAGAGCTGAAAAAAATAATCTTCTTATGACTTTTGGAAGTGATTTTCATGGAAAAAATAAACCTCATATAAGATTAAAAGGATATCCAGTTCCTGAAAAATATGAAGGAATGAAAGAGAAATTAGTAGAAGATTTCATGGGAAAATTGAAATAA